Below is a genomic region from Patescibacteria group bacterium.
AATTAAATCAAATTACTAAAAAATTTATTGACAAAATTAATCCCAAAATTCCAGCCGTTGCAGTTGTTCATGCCACGTGTGAAAATGCCACTTTTGGCTCAGAAAGATCTGTGATGCTTGGCACAGACTTAATTTTATCGGAAAAATCATTTATCAGTCCTAAAATCCAATATGTTGGTTTAGGGCATATTCATAAATTCCAAGTTCTCAGAGAAAATCCGCCCATTATATATGCCGGTTCGATTGACCGAATTGATTTTGGGGAAGAAAAAGATGCCAAAGGTTTTGTGGTAGCTGATATTGAAGTTGGCAAAAAAACTGAATATAAATTTATTAAATTGTCGGTCCGTCCTTTTAAAACCATCAATTTGAAATTAGATTATTTTGATGATTCCCTTGAAAAAACGATTAAAAAACAAATTGGTCATGCAAATTTTAAAAACACGGTAGTGCGCGTTAAGGTTAAAATGCCCGCGGACTTGATTGGCCAGGTTAATGAGCATCTGATTAGAAAATATTTAAATGACGCTTTTCACATTGTTTCAATCACTTTTGAAACCCCGCAAACTCGTAAAATCAAACAAACAGTCTTTTTAGAACAAGGTGAAACTCCTTTAAAAACTCTAATTCACTACCTGGAAATTAACAAAGTCTCTTCCAAAAAACGCGAACAATTAATTAAATACGCTAAAGATTTAATTGAAGAAAGGGAATAGAAGATATTATGGTACCAGAAAAATTGCAATTACACAATTTTATGAGCTATCAAAACCCAAAATCTTTAGATTTTAAGAGTTTTAATTTAGCTTGTTTGGCTGGCGATAACGGTGTGGGCAAAAGTTCGATATTAGAAGCATTAAGTTGGGCAGTTTGGGGGAAATCTAGAGCCTCCTCGGATGATGATTTAATTTTTCAAAAAGCTTCTGAAATGTGGGTTGAATTTACATTTCAACTTGAAAAAAGTCATTACAAAATCTTGCGCAAACGGATTCGCAAAAAAAGAGGTCACTCTGAACTTTATTTGTTTTCTTTTTCACCCAAAACCAAAGGTTATCACTCTTTATCAGAAGACAAAATTTTGAACACGCAAAAGAAAATCGAAAAATTAATCAAGATTCCATACCGAGTTTTTATTAATTCTGCCTATTTAAGGCAAGGAAAAGCCGATGAATTTACCACTAAAACTCCGGCGGAACGCAAAGATATTTTAGCTGATATTTTGGATTTAGAATATTTTGATGATTTATCTAAATTTGCCCGTGAAAAATCTCGAAACTTTCAAAATGAAGCTAAATCTCAAAAATACCATCTCGATGAGCTTGAAATGGAAATGACCCGCGAGCCAGAAATTAAAAAAAGTTTTCAAAAATCATCTCAAGTTTTCAAAAAAATTAATTTACAAATTGAAACTGTAAAACAACAACGACAAAACTTAGAAGTAAAAATTAAGATCGCAAATAAAATTAATTTAGAATTAGAAAATTTGAAATATGGCTTAGAAAATATTATTTTTGAGGGCAAAAAATTAAAAACGGAAAAAATAGAAACCGAAATGGAACTTTCCCAAATTGAAAAATTAACAAAACGCCGAAAACTAATTCATGATAATTTCGAAAGGCTTCAAAAATTAAAAAAAGCTGAGGGATTAATGGCCACAAATCAAATTCAAACTTTAACCTTAAAGCAAAAAACTGCCAGTTTTATAGCAGATATTGACAAAATTAAATCCCAAATTAAGAAAATTAGCCATATTGCTAAATGCCCAACCTGTTTGCGAATTTTGCCTAAAAATGAGGCTGGACAAATTATTAATAATTTAAACCAAGAAATTAAAAATCAAATTCAACCAAAATTAGATCAAATCCAAGCTAAAATCGACAAGATTAACTATTCTCACCCAAAACACAACCAGGTTAAGTTTCTAATTCAAAATTTAGCTTCAGCCGAAGATGATTATAATCAATTATCACAACTCGAAGCCGTATCTTTTGAAAAGAAAAAATTACTCCAAAAAATTAATTTAAAAATCAAAACCAAAAAAGATGAATTTATTAAACTAAACTCAAAAATCACCAAGCTTACTGCCAGCCTGAACAAGTATTCTGAGATTGAAGAAAAATATCAACAAATTAGTCAGAACATATCTGAGTTAGATAAAGCAC
It encodes:
- a CDS encoding exonuclease SbcCD subunit D; translation: MHFADIHIGMENYGKIDNLTGMNFRFMDFLNSFDELIVKAKNINPDLIVFAGDAYRDRNPTPTHQREAALRFKKLALIAPTILVVGNHDLPQALEKANTLDIFSALEVENIIVFRRPTLKVIQSKSGSVQVLALPWITKSKLLEKDQFLGKSADETQILLAQKLNQITKKFIDKINPKIPAVAVVHATCENATFGSERSVMLGTDLILSEKSFISPKIQYVGLGHIHKFQVLRENPPIIYAGSIDRIDFGEEKDAKGFVVADIEVGKKTEYKFIKLSVRPFKTINLKLDYFDDSLEKTIKKQIGHANFKNTVVRVKVKMPADLIGQVNEHLIRKYLNDAFHIVSITFETPQTRKIKQTVFLEQGETPLKTLIHYLEINKVSSKKREQLIKYAKDLIEERE
- a CDS encoding SMC family ATPase, with the translated sequence MVPEKLQLHNFMSYQNPKSLDFKSFNLACLAGDNGVGKSSILEALSWAVWGKSRASSDDDLIFQKASEMWVEFTFQLEKSHYKILRKRIRKKRGHSELYLFSFSPKTKGYHSLSEDKILNTQKKIEKLIKIPYRVFINSAYLRQGKADEFTTKTPAERKDILADILDLEYFDDLSKFAREKSRNFQNEAKSQKYHLDELEMEMTREPEIKKSFQKSSQVFKKINLQIETVKQQRQNLEVKIKIANKINLELENLKYGLENIIFEGKKLKTEKIETEMELSQIEKLTKRRKLIHDNFERLQKLKKAEGLMATNQIQTLTLKQKTASFIADIDKIKSQIKKISHIAKCPTCLRILPKNEAGQIINNLNQEIKNQIQPKLDQIQAKIDKINYSHPKHNQVKFLIQNLASAEDDYNQLSQLEAVSFEKKKLLQKINLKIKTKKDEFIKLNSKITKLTASLNKYSEIEEKYQQISQNISELDKAHSNIREELGGLQQEIKHLESVSQKYHQLKTQLAKNQKDADIFLELAEIFSKNGIQARILDNAIPEIENQTNQILSKLSQDTMKISFETQKAKKSQDQSLIETLDIAITDNNGTRNYEMFSGGEAFRINFAIRIALSRFLAQKSGAKLQFLAIDEGFGTQDDNGRLQLVEAINAISQDFKKIIVITHILELKDAFETRIDITKDENGSHITVAY